In a single window of the Methanofollis ethanolicus genome:
- a CDS encoding ATP-binding protein, whose protein sequence is MKPCTVAVAGKGGTGKTTIAALLVDALVAAGVRPVLAVDADPNANLHEAMGVAVDETLGTMREEAFTRGIPPGMDRRAYIGYRFRKVLVEAGGFDLLAMGRPEGTGCYCFANDLLRECVDSLVQDYRCVVVDAEAGMEHVSRGTVGAPDVLLVVSDPSARGLRTALRIRDLAVSLGLDEGRIFLVVNRSKGEAVADVPLPLAAVVPYDPAVEEADVAGRPVISVPPGSPARAAVEGLRRWVISYTAVRPPSR, encoded by the coding sequence ATGAAGCCCTGCACCGTGGCGGTCGCCGGGAAAGGGGGGACAGGGAAGACGACGATCGCCGCCCTCCTGGTGGACGCCCTCGTCGCCGCCGGCGTGCGCCCTGTCCTCGCGGTGGACGCGGACCCGAACGCCAACCTCCACGAGGCGATGGGGGTCGCCGTCGACGAAACTCTCGGCACGATGCGGGAGGAGGCGTTCACCCGCGGCATCCCGCCGGGGATGGACAGGCGGGCCTACATCGGTTACCGCTTCAGGAAGGTGCTCGTCGAGGCCGGGGGCTTCGACCTCCTGGCGATGGGGAGGCCTGAAGGGACGGGGTGCTACTGTTTCGCAAACGACCTCCTCCGCGAGTGCGTCGACTCGCTGGTGCAGGACTACAGGTGCGTGGTCGTCGATGCCGAGGCCGGGATGGAGCACGTCTCCCGCGGCACCGTCGGGGCGCCCGACGTCCTCCTCGTCGTCTCCGATCCCTCGGCCCGCGGCCTGCGGACTGCCCTGCGGATCCGGGACCTCGCCGTCTCCCTCGGCCTTGACGAGGGGCGGATCTTCCTTGTCGTCAACCGCTCGAAAGGGGAGGCGGTGGCGGACGTACCTCTCCCCCTCGCCGCCGTGGTCCCGTACGACCCGGCAGTCGAGGAGGCCGACGTCGCGGGCCGCCCGGTCATCTCCGTCCCGCCGGGGAGTCCGGCGAGGGCGGCGGTGGAGGGGCTTCGCCGGTGGGTGATATCCTATACTGCTGTCCGGCCTCCCTCCAGATAG
- the purB gene encoding adenylosuccinate lyase gives MAIHPIDYRYGTPEMKAVWGEENRFRCIVAAEVALAQAEAACGVIPADAAATIKECAGKATLARANEIEAEINHDMMAVVKAVTEVCGDAGRWIHFGATSNDMLDTATGLQMKAAMDLIEEKLQRLLAVLLRRAGETKNLVCVARTHGQHGVPTTYGLRFAIWASEVGRHIERLREMRPRVAVGQLTGAVGTQAALGMKGLEVQPAMMEYLGLTAVDVSNQVIARDRYAEYVLFLANMATTLDKIGVEVRSLQRTEIAEVEEAFGKNQVGSSTMPHKRNPIKSEQVCGLARIVRSMVEPALQDNTLWDERDLTNSSCERVVFPEASVLADHILNVMTRVLDRLNIREENIRKNLDLLHGVNLAESVMIELTKRGMGRQDAHEAVRVASMTALAEKRSIAGVLEEDPKVAAVLSSEEIAVLLNPDNYIGTAVEQVDLVIAKLRPLSA, from the coding sequence ATGGCGATCCACCCGATAGACTACCGGTACGGCACTCCGGAGATGAAGGCCGTCTGGGGCGAAGAGAACCGGTTCAGGTGCATAGTGGCGGCGGAGGTCGCGCTCGCGCAGGCCGAGGCGGCGTGCGGCGTCATCCCGGCCGACGCCGCGGCGACGATCAAGGAGTGCGCGGGGAAGGCAACCCTCGCGCGGGCGAACGAGATCGAGGCCGAGATCAACCACGACATGATGGCCGTCGTCAAGGCCGTCACCGAGGTCTGCGGCGACGCCGGGCGCTGGATCCACTTCGGCGCCACCTCGAACGACATGCTGGACACCGCCACCGGCCTCCAGATGAAGGCGGCGATGGACCTGATCGAGGAGAAACTCCAGCGGCTCCTCGCGGTCCTCCTCCGCCGCGCCGGGGAGACGAAGAACCTCGTCTGCGTGGCCCGCACCCACGGCCAGCACGGCGTGCCGACGACGTACGGCCTGCGGTTTGCGATCTGGGCGAGCGAGGTGGGGCGGCACATCGAGCGCCTCCGCGAGATGCGGCCCAGAGTTGCGGTCGGTCAACTCACCGGCGCCGTCGGGACGCAGGCGGCCCTGGGCATGAAGGGGCTTGAGGTCCAGCCCGCGATGATGGAGTACCTCGGACTCACCGCAGTCGACGTCTCGAACCAGGTGATCGCCCGCGACCGGTACGCGGAGTACGTCCTCTTCCTGGCGAACATGGCAACGACCCTGGACAAGATCGGGGTCGAGGTCCGCTCCCTCCAGAGGACAGAGATCGCCGAGGTCGAGGAGGCCTTCGGCAAGAACCAGGTCGGGTCCTCGACGATGCCCCACAAGAGGAACCCGATCAAGAGCGAGCAGGTCTGCGGCCTCGCCCGTATCGTCCGCTCGATGGTCGAACCCGCCCTCCAGGACAACACCCTCTGGGACGAGCGCGACCTCACCAACTCCTCCTGCGAGAGGGTGGTCTTCCCCGAGGCCTCGGTCCTTGCGGACCACATCCTCAATGTGATGACCCGCGTCCTCGACCGCCTGAACATCAGGGAAGAGAACATCAGGAAGAACCTCGACCTCCTCCACGGCGTGAACCTGGCCGAGTCGGTGATGATCGAACTGACGAAGAGGGGGATGGGCAGGCAGGACGCCCACGAGGCCGTCCGCGTGGCGAGCATGACCGCCCTCGCGGAGAAGAGGAGCATCGCCGGCGTCCTCGAAGAGGACCCGAAGGTCGCGGCCGTCCTCTCCTCCGAGGAGATCGCCGTCCTTCTCAACCCGGACAACTACATCGGCACCGCGGTCGAGCAGGTCGACCTGGTCATTGCAAAACTCAGGCCCCTCTCGGCCTGA
- a CDS encoding right-handed parallel beta-helix repeat-containing protein: MHDSMARLAVLCLLAGCLLLPAAASAAIDHPHTWNISVVAGAENLTGLLDIPEIGAGDTIRIWGVEGQVYEGGITIAAPDVTVTRWDGSPAQPLISGTARAFTVTADNATFRGLNISRNTLISGGGAGINAAGIQGLTIADCTFVGNGGPGFGGALYAESVDHLLVERTAFTGNTANSGGGACFHDSANVALTDTTFTNNTAPNGGGGAYFSCSSGARLTGTTFTNNTVTNNGGGAYFTGSSGAALTGTTFANNTAMNGGGAYFADSPNAALAGATFTNNTAAAGGGGGAYFEASADAALTNATFTNNTATSYGGGAYFQTSDNATLTDTAFANNTATSYGGGAYFDRSAGATLTDTAFANNTANNDGGGAYFTGSSSAALAGTTFTNNTATSYGGGAFFDTSADATLTGTTFEDNTATNFGGGAFFRGSDNATLTDTAFANNTATYYGGGVWFADSANAALTGTTFANNTANAGGGGAYFDTSADATLTDTTFENNTASGGGGAFFLLSDNAALTDTTFEDNTANGGGGAYFYSSFNVTLTDTTFEDNTATNDGGGAFFLWSDNAALTGTTFTNNTAMNGGGAFFLWSANARLTDMTFTNNTAMNGGGAFFDRSAGAVITNCRFDNPTNIYAEESDAVLNATRTAGTNIAGGPYLGGNLWLNDPAQNISEWGADADFDGICDEPLNITGFGTDALPLVYGGTVQVSSTPTGASVHLDGVAIDRTTDAALYLPPGVHTITVSLAGYVTPAEQTVTVVEGPNTPLSFALQTVPTPSSGGSGGGRSDVSAGTASNIPAGGHASFGIRNSAIYEVGVTAGEHIPEVLLTVEKGSLPSGVDAPAGAVFEYDEVTLYRATDAALAGASLNFTVPKAWLDARGFAPEDVVLYRYHDDAWHALPTRIVGEDAYGYSFTAESPGFSLFAIGAGESGPAPTATMTVTPTGTATALPVTTPAAAATTTPQQSPLPFGLAVLAAGAALLLRGRLG; this comes from the coding sequence ATGCACGACAGTATGGCCAGACTCGCAGTGCTGTGCCTTCTTGCGGGATGTCTCCTCCTCCCCGCGGCCGCTTCCGCGGCGATCGACCACCCTCACACCTGGAATATTTCCGTGGTGGCGGGGGCGGAGAACCTCACCGGTCTTCTGGATATCCCGGAGATCGGCGCCGGCGACACGATCCGCATCTGGGGCGTGGAGGGCCAGGTGTACGAGGGCGGGATCACCATCGCCGCACCGGATGTGACGGTCACGCGCTGGGACGGGTCGCCCGCCCAACCCCTCATCTCCGGTACTGCCCGGGCGTTCACCGTCACCGCGGACAACGCCACCTTCCGCGGCCTTAACATCTCCAGGAACACGTTGATCTCTGGTGGCGGCGCCGGGATCAACGCCGCCGGGATTCAGGGCCTCACCATCGCCGACTGCACCTTTGTCGGGAACGGGGGCCCTGGTTTCGGCGGTGCGCTCTATGCCGAGAGCGTCGACCACCTCCTGGTCGAGAGGACGGCGTTCACCGGCAACACGGCAAACTCTGGCGGCGGTGCGTGTTTCCATGATTCCGCCAATGTCGCCCTGACGGACACGACCTTCACGAACAACACGGCACCGAACGGCGGCGGCGGTGCGTATTTCTCCTGTTCCTCCGGTGCCAGACTGACGGGCACGACCTTCACGAACAACACGGTAACGAACAACGGCGGCGGTGCGTACTTCACCGGTTCCTCCGGTGCCGCCCTGACGGGCACGACCTTTGCGAACAACACGGCAATGAACGGTGGCGGTGCGTACTTCGCTGATTCCCCCAATGCCGCCCTGGCGGGCGCGACCTTCACGAACAACACGGCAGCAGCGGGCGGCGGTGGCGGTGCGTACTTCGAAGCTTCCGCCGATGCCGCCCTGACAAACGCGACCTTCACGAACAACACGGCAACATCGTACGGCGGCGGTGCGTATTTCCAGACCTCCGACAATGCCACCCTGACAGACACGGCCTTTGCGAACAACACGGCAACATCGTACGGCGGCGGTGCGTACTTCGACAGGTCCGCCGGTGCCACCCTGACAGACACGGCCTTTGCGAACAACACGGCAAACAACGACGGCGGCGGTGCGTACTTCACCGGTTCCTCCAGTGCCGCCCTGGCGGGCACGACCTTCACGAACAACACGGCAACATCGTACGGCGGCGGTGCGTTCTTCGACACTTCCGCCGATGCCACCCTGACGGGCACGACCTTTGAGGACAACACGGCAACGAACTTCGGCGGCGGTGCGTTCTTCCGAGGTTCCGACAATGCCACCCTGACAGACACGGCCTTTGCGAACAACACGGCAACATATTATGGTGGCGGTGTGTGGTTCGCTGATTCCGCCAATGCCGCCCTGACGGGCACGACCTTTGCGAACAACACGGCAAACGCTGGCGGCGGCGGTGCGTACTTCGACACTTCCGCCGATGCCACCCTGACAGACACGACCTTTGAGAACAACACGGCAAGTGGCGGTGGCGGTGCGTTCTTCCTCCTGTCCGACAATGCCGCCCTGACGGACACGACCTTTGAGGACAACACGGCAAATGGCGGTGGCGGTGCGTATTTCTACAGTTCCTTCAATGTCACCCTGACAGACACGACCTTTGAGGACAACACGGCAACGAACGACGGCGGCGGTGCGTTCTTCCTCTGGTCTGACAATGCCGCCCTGACGGGCACGACCTTCACGAACAACACGGCAATGAACGGCGGCGGTGCGTTCTTCCTCTGGTCCGCCAATGCCAGACTGACGGACATGACCTTCACGAACAACACGGCAATGAACGGCGGCGGTGCATTCTTCGACAGGTCCGCCGGTGCCGTCATCACCAACTGCCGCTTCGACAACCCCACCAACATCTATGCAGAGGAATCCGACGCCGTCCTGAACGCCACCCGCACTGCCGGCACGAACATCGCGGGCGGGCCGTACCTCGGCGGCAACCTCTGGCTGAATGACCCCGCCCAGAACATCTCGGAGTGGGGTGCGGACGCCGACTTCGACGGCATCTGCGACGAACCGCTGAACATCACGGGCTTCGGCACCGACGCCCTCCCGCTGGTGTACGGCGGGACGGTGCAGGTCTCATCGACGCCCACCGGTGCGTCCGTCCACCTGGACGGCGTGGCGATCGACCGCACCACGGACGCCGCCCTCTACCTCCCGCCCGGCGTCCACACGATCACCGTCTCCCTCGCAGGCTACGTGACCCCGGCCGAACAGACGGTGACGGTCGTCGAGGGCCCGAACACGCCCCTTTCCTTCGCCCTCCAGACCGTGCCGACCCCCAGTTCAGGCGGTTCCGGCGGCGGTCGCTCCGACGTCTCTGCCGGTACGGCGAGCAACATCCCGGCAGGCGGCCACGCCTCCTTCGGCATCAGGAACTCCGCGATCTATGAGGTCGGCGTGACGGCCGGGGAGCATATCCCTGAAGTCCTCCTCACCGTGGAGAAGGGAAGCCTGCCCTCGGGCGTCGACGCCCCGGCAGGTGCGGTCTTTGAGTACGACGAGGTGACTCTCTACCGCGCCACGGACGCCGCCCTCGCGGGTGCGTCCCTGAACTTCACCGTCCCGAAGGCATGGCTGGACGCGAGGGGCTTCGCGCCTGAGGACGTCGTGCTCTACCGGTACCACGACGACGCCTGGCACGCCCTCCCGACCCGTATCGTCGGCGAGGACGCGTACGGCTACTCCTTCACCGCCGAGAGCCCCGGTTTCTCCCTCTTCGCGATCGGGGCCGGGGAGTCCGGACCCGCGCCGACGGCGACCATGACCGTGACGCCGACCGGGACCGCGACCGCACTCCCGGTCACGACCCCCGCCGCCGCGGCGACGACCACCCCGCAGCAGAGCCCCCTCCCCTTCGGGCTTGCCGTCCTCGCGGCCGGTGCCGCCCTCCTCCTCAGGGGGAGGCTGGGATAA
- a CDS encoding PKD domain-containing protein produces the protein MAILCLLAGCLLLPAAASAAIDHPHTWNVSVVAGAENLTGLLDIPEIGAGDTIRIWGVPGHTYGGGVTIDAPDVTVTRWDGSPAQPLISGGTVRAFTVRADNATFRGLNISGNTLSSGGGAGINAYGIQGLTIADCTFVGNGGDSALGGALYAKSVDHILVERTAFTGNTAEKGGGAYFDSSADVALPDTTFTDNTATQTGGGAYFAYSAGVALTRTTFTHNTAETGGGAVFFRSAGAALTGAAFANNTATNDGGGAYFTSSPGAALAGATFTNNTATNSGGGAYFCGSPNADLTRTTFANNTAENSNGGGAYFEASADAALTGTTFANNTANFGGGGAYFDSLCSTARLTNATFTHNTAANGGGAYFSWSISTSVDITLTDTTFTNNTANSDGGGAYFGSTGTTLTNATFTHNMAKKDGGGAYFTGSADAALTDTTFTGNTAMNWGGGAYFVDSPRAVLTGATFANNTATNNGGGAFFRGSTGATLTRATFTNNTADFAGGADFENSADADLTDTIFANNTADYGSGGAWFAYSPNANLTRAIFANNTAKDLSGGGACFEGSSNATLTDTTFANNTAAQNGGGAYFSSTGTTLTNTAFTNNNATLNGGGAHFTGSDNTTLTGTTFTDNTATNDGGGAVFENSVNVTLTDTAFANNTAMNDGGGAYFRGSAGAALTGTTFANNTAMNGGGAFFDSSPNAALTGTTFTDNTAGFGGGAVFDSSASAALTDTTFTNNTANSDGGGAYFINSADAALTDTTFTNNTANNDGGGAVFDSSASAALTDTTFTNNTANSDGGGAYFINSADAALTDTTFTNNTANNDGGGAVFDSSASAALTDTTFTNNTANSDGGGAYFINSADAALTDTTFTNNTANNDGGGAYFSSSADAALTDTAFTDNTAAQNGGGAYFVDSTGAVITNCRFDNPTNIYAEGSAAVLNATRTAGTNIAGGPYLGGNLWLNDPARNISEWGADADFDGICDEPLTITGFGTDALPLVYGGTVQVSSTPTGGFVFVDGTNTTRTTNNAFYLLAGNHTLEVVGATAYGRATVGVTAGTIEDVTITVLELPAADFTFTPTGGNAPLTATFSDTSTGDVTAWLWDFGDGTTSTEQNPNHIYASAGTYTVSLNASNAYRFNVSMVTDAVRVLPAPVADFTVTPTGGNAPLTVAFTDASTGNVTAWAWDFGDGNVSSEKNPSHEYVTPGTYTVRLNASNAYGFSLSDATVRILPPPLANFTQSTGEGNAPLTVAFTDASTGNVTAWAWDFGDGNVSSEKNPSHEYVTPGTYTVRLNASNAYGFSLSDATVRVLPAPVADFTVTPTGGNAPLTVAFTDASTGNVTAWAWDFDDGNVSSEKNPSHEYVTPGTYTVRLNASNAYGFNVSDSTVRILPAPVADFTVTPTGGNAPLTVAFTDASTGNVTAWAWDFDDGNVSSEKNPSHEYVTAGTYTVRLNASNAYGFNVSDSTVRILTPPTANFTQSTEEGNAPLTVTFTDASTGDVTAWAWDFGDGNVSSEKNPSHEYVTPGTYTVSLNASNAYSFNVSTVTDAVRVLPAPVADFTVTPTGGNAPLNVTFTDASTGNITARLWDFGDGTTSIEQNLTHTYVSAGTYTVRLTVGNVYGNDTSTANIAVTTPVSPSPGGSGSGHSDVSAGTASNIPTGGHASFGIRNSAISEVGVTAGEQIPEVLLTVEKGSLPSGVDAPAGAVYEYDEVTLYRTTDAALAGASLNFTVPKSWLDARGFAPENVVLYRYHDGAWHALPTRIVGEDAYGYSFTAESPGFSLFAIGAGESGPAPTATVTPTATATALPVTTPAAAATTTPQQSPLPFGLAVLAAGAALLLRGRLG, from the coding sequence ATGGCAATTTTGTGCCTTCTTGCGGGATGTCTCCTCCTCCCCGCGGCCGCTTCCGCGGCGATCGACCACCCTCACACCTGGAATGTTTCCGTGGTGGCGGGGGCGGAGAACCTCACCGGTCTTCTGGATATCCCGGAGATCGGGGCCGGCGACACGATCCGCATCTGGGGTGTTCCGGGCCACACCTACGGGGGCGGGGTCACCATCGACGCGCCCGACGTGACGGTCACGCGCTGGGACGGGTCGCCCGCCCAACCCCTCATCTCCGGCGGCACCGTCAGGGCGTTCACCGTCCGCGCGGACAACGCCACCTTCCGCGGCCTCAACATCTCCGGGAACACGTTGAGTTCTGGTGGCGGCGCCGGGATCAACGCCTACGGAATTCAGGGCCTCACCATCGCCGACTGCACCTTTGTCGGGAATGGGGGAGACTCTGCCCTCGGCGGTGCGCTCTATGCCAAGAGCGTCGACCACATCCTGGTCGAGAGGACGGCGTTCACCGGCAACACGGCAGAGAAAGGCGGCGGTGCGTACTTCGACAGTTCCGCCGATGTCGCCCTGCCGGACACGACCTTCACGGACAACACGGCAACACAGACCGGCGGCGGTGCGTACTTCGCCTATTCCGCCGGTGTCGCCCTGACACGCACGACCTTCACGCACAACACGGCAGAGACCGGCGGCGGTGCGGTCTTCTTCAGGTCCGCCGGTGCCGCCCTGACGGGCGCGGCCTTTGCGAACAACACGGCAACGAACGACGGCGGCGGTGCGTACTTCACCAGTTCCCCCGGTGCCGCCCTGGCGGGCGCGACCTTCACGAACAACACGGCAACGAACTCCGGCGGCGGTGCGTACTTCTGCGGTTCCCCCAATGCCGACCTGACACGCACGACCTTTGCGAACAACACGGCAGAGAACAGCAACGGTGGCGGTGCGTACTTCGAAGCTTCCGCCGATGCCGCCCTGACGGGCACGACCTTTGCGAACAACACGGCAAACTTCGGTGGCGGCGGTGCGTACTTCGACTCTCTTTGTTCCACAGCCCGACTGACAAACGCGACCTTCACGCACAACACGGCAGCGAACGGTGGCGGTGCGTATTTCTCCTGGTCCATCTCTACCTCGGTGGACATCACCCTGACGGACACCACCTTCACGAACAACACGGCAAACTCTGACGGCGGCGGTGCGTACTTCGGTTCCACCGGTACCACCCTGACAAACGCGACCTTCACGCACAACATGGCAAAGAAAGACGGCGGCGGTGCGTACTTCACCGGTTCCGCCGATGCCGCCCTGACGGACACCACCTTCACCGGCAACACGGCAATGAACTGGGGCGGCGGTGCGTACTTCGTCGATTCCCCCCGTGCCGTCCTGACGGGCGCGACCTTTGCGAACAACACGGCAACGAACAACGGTGGCGGTGCGTTCTTCCGCGGTTCCACCGGTGCCACGCTGACACGCGCGACCTTCACGAACAACACGGCAGACTTCGCCGGCGGTGCGGATTTCGAAAATTCCGCCGATGCCGACCTGACGGACACTATCTTTGCGAACAACACGGCAGATTATGGCAGTGGTGGTGCATGGTTCGCCTATTCCCCCAATGCCAATCTGACACGCGCGATCTTTGCGAACAACACGGCAAAGGACCTCAGCGGTGGCGGTGCATGCTTCGAAGGTTCCTCTAATGCCACCCTGACGGACACGACCTTCGCGAACAACACGGCAGCACAGAATGGCGGCGGTGCGTACTTCTCTTCCACCGGTACCACCCTGACAAACACCGCCTTCACGAACAACAATGCAACACTGAACGGCGGCGGTGCACACTTCACCGGTTCCGACAATACCACCCTGACGGGCACGACCTTCACAGACAACACGGCAACGAACGACGGCGGCGGTGCGGTCTTCGAAAATTCCGTCAATGTCACCCTGACAGACACGGCCTTTGCGAACAACACGGCAATGAACGACGGCGGCGGTGCGTACTTCCGAGGTTCCGCCGGTGCCGCCCTGACGGGCACGACCTTTGCGAACAACACGGCAATGAACGGCGGCGGTGCGTTCTTCGACAGTTCCCCCAATGCCGCCCTGACGGGCACGACCTTCACGGACAACACGGCAGGCTTCGGCGGCGGTGCGGTCTTCGACAGTTCCGCCAGTGCCGCCCTGACGGACACCACCTTCACGAACAACACGGCAAACTCTGACGGCGGCGGTGCGTACTTCATCAATTCCGCCGATGCCGCCCTGACGGACACCACCTTCACGAACAACACGGCAAACAATGACGGCGGCGGTGCGGTCTTCGACAGTTCCGCCAGTGCCGCCCTGACGGACACCACCTTCACGAACAACACGGCAAACTCTGACGGCGGCGGTGCGTACTTCATCAATTCCGCCGATGCCGCCCTGACGGACACCACCTTCACGAACAACACGGCAAACAATGACGGCGGCGGTGCGGTCTTCGACAGTTCCGCCAGTGCCGCCCTGACGGACACCACCTTCACGAACAACACGGCAAACTCTGACGGCGGCGGTGCGTACTTCATCAATTCCGCCGATGCCGCCCTGACGGACACCACCTTCACGAACAACACGGCAAACAATGACGGCGGCGGTGCGTACTTCTCCAGTTCCGCCGATGCCGCCCTGACAGACACGGCCTTCACAGACAACACGGCAGCACAGAACGGCGGCGGTGCGTATTTCGTCGATTCCACCGGTGCCGTCATCACCAACTGCCGCTTCGACAACCCCACCAACATCTATGCAGAGGGGTCCGCCGCCGTCCTGAACGCCACCCGCACCGCCGGCACGAACATCGCGGGCGGGCCGTACCTCGGCGGCAACCTCTGGCTGAATGACCCCGCCCGGAACATCTCGGAGTGGGGTGCCGACGCCGACTTCGACGGCATCTGTGACGAACCGCTGACCATCACGGGCTTCGGCACCGACGCCCTCCCGCTGGTGTACGGCGGGACGGTGCAGGTCTCATCGACGCCCACCGGCGGTTTTGTCTTCGTCGACGGCACGAACACCACCCGCACTACAAACAACGCCTTCTACCTCCTCGCCGGCAACCACACCCTTGAAGTGGTCGGTGCGACGGCCTACGGGAGGGCGACGGTCGGCGTCACTGCCGGTACGATTGAGGACGTGACCATCACCGTCCTCGAACTGCCGGCCGCAGACTTCACCTTCACGCCGACCGGAGGCAACGCTCCCCTGACCGCCACCTTCTCCGATACCTCCACCGGGGACGTGACCGCCTGGCTCTGGGACTTCGGCGACGGCACCACCTCGACCGAGCAGAACCCGAACCACATCTACGCGAGCGCCGGGACCTACACCGTCTCCCTGAACGCGAGCAACGCCTACAGGTTCAACGTCTCCATGGTCACCGATGCCGTCCGCGTCCTCCCGGCACCGGTGGCGGATTTCACCGTCACGCCGACCGGAGGGAACGCTCCGCTGACCGTCGCCTTCACCGACGCGTCGACCGGGAACGTCACGGCATGGGCGTGGGACTTCGGCGACGGGAATGTCTCGTCCGAAAAGAACCCGTCGCACGAGTATGTGACCCCCGGCACGTACACCGTCCGGCTGAACGCAAGCAATGCGTACGGGTTCAGCCTCTCTGATGCGACGGTTCGCATCCTCCCGCCGCCTCTGGCGAACTTCACGCAGAGCACCGGCGAAGGCAATGCCCCGCTGACCGTCGCCTTCACCGACGCGTCGACCGGCAACGTGACGGCATGGGCATGGGACTTCGGCGACGGGAACGTCTCGTCCGAAAAGAACCCGTCGCATGAGTATGTGACCCCCGGCACGTACACCGTCCGGCTGAACGCAAGCAACGCGTACGGGTTCAGCCTCTCTGATGCGACCGTCCGCGTCCTCCCGGCACCGGTGGCGGATTTCACCGTCACGCCGACCGGAGGCAATGCACCTCTGACCGTCGCCTTCACCGACGCGTCGACGGGGAACGTCACGGCGTGGGCGTGGGACTTCGACGACGGGAATGTCTCGTCCGAAAAGAACCCGTCGCACGAGTATGTGACCCCCGGCACGTACACCGTCCGGCTGAACGCGAGCAACGCGTACGGGTTCAACGTCTCTGATTCAACGGTTCGCATCCTCCCGGCACCGGTGGCGGATTTCACCGTCACGCCGACCGGAGGCAATGCACCTCTGACCGTCGCCTTCACCGACGCGTCGACCGGCAACGTCACGGCATGGGCGTGGGACTTCGACGACGGGAATGTCTCGTCCGAAAAGAACCCGTCGCACGAGTATGTGACCGCCGGCACCTACACCGTCCGGCTGAACGCGAGCAACGCGTACGGGTTCAACGTCTCTGATTCAACGGTTCGCATCCTGACACCGCCGACGGCGAACTTCACGCAGAGTACAGAGGAAGGGAACGCTCCCCTGACCGTCACCTTCACCGACGCGTCGACCGGGGACGTCACGGCGTGGGCATGGGACTTCGGCGACGGGAACGTCTCGTCCGAAAAGAACCCGTCGCACGAGTATGTGACCCCCGGCACGTACACCGTCTCCCTGAACGCGAGCAACGCCTACAGCTTCAACGTCTCCACGGTCACCGATGCCGTCCGCGTCCTCCCGGCACCGGTGGCGGATTTCACCGTCACCCCGACCGGAGGCAATGCTCCCCTGAACGTCACCTTCACCGACGCGTCGACCGGGAACATCACCGCCCGGCTCTGGGACTTCGGCGACGGCACCACCTCAATTGAGCAGAACCTGACTCATACTTACGTGAGTGCCGGGACCTACACCGTCAGGCTGACCGTTGGAAATGTCTATGGGAACGACACCTCCACTGCAAACATCGCCGTCACAACCCCCGTCTCCCCCAGTCCCGGCGGTTCCGGCAGCGGTCACTCCGATGTCTCGGCCGGTACGGCGAGCAACATCCCGACAGGCGGCCACGCCTCCTTCGGCATCAGGAACTCCGCGATCTCCGAGGTGGGCGTGACGGCAGGCGAGCAGATCCCTGAAGTCCTCCTCACCGTGGAGAAGGGAAGCCTGCCCTCGGGCGTCGACGCCCCGGCCGGTGCGGTCTATGAGTACGACGAGGTGACACTCTACCGCACCACGGACGCCGCCCTCGCGGGTGCGTCCCTGAACTTCACCGTCCCGAAGTCCTGGCTGGACGCGAGGGGCTTCGCGCCTGAAAATGTGGTGCTCTACCGGTACCACGACGGCGCCTGGCACGCCCTCCCGACCCGTATCGTCGGCGAGGACGCGTACGGCTACTCCTTCACCGCCGAGAGCCCCGGTTTCTCCCTCTTCGCGATCGGGGCCGGGGAGTCCGGGCCCGCGCCGACCGCAACCGTGACGCCGACCGCAACCGCGACCGCACTCCCGGTCACGACCCCCGCCGCAGCGGCGACGACCACCCCGCAGCAGAGCCCCCTCCCCTTCGGGCTTGCCGTCCTCGCGGCCGGTGCCGCCCTCCTCCTCAGGGGGAGGCTGGGATAA
- a CDS encoding nuclear transport factor 2 family protein — MFLSAKTREAVTKTMYAYASAYGRKDADGVAALLAPEVIGIGSESGEWVEGRDEYVSAITREFAGCDDLSLEYGDLRIAADGIIAWVATPFEMTVTAEGRVRHLNGVLTAVLMNTWDGWRFVQIHVSVPEGGEE, encoded by the coding sequence ATGTTTCTCAGTGCAAAGACACGTGAGGCGGTGACGAAGACGATGTACGCCTACGCCTCCGCGTACGGACGAAAGGACGCGGACGGCGTTGCGGCGCTGCTGGCGCCCGAGGTGATCGGGATCGGTTCGGAGAGCGGGGAGTGGGTGGAGGGGCGCGACGAGTACGTCTCGGCCATCACCCGCGAATTCGCAGGGTGCGACGATCTCTCGCTCGAATACGGCGACCTCAGGATCGCGGCGGACGGGATCATCGCCTGGGTGGCGACGCCCTTCGAGATGACGGTCACGGCGGAGGGCAGGGTGCGGCACCTGAACGGCGTCCTGACCGCCGTCCTGATGAACACCTGGGACGGGTGGCGCTTTGTCCAGATACACGTCTCCGTGCCGGAGGGCGGGGAGGAGTGA